In Rissa tridactyla isolate bRisTri1 chromosome 8, bRisTri1.patW.cur.20221130, whole genome shotgun sequence, one genomic interval encodes:
- the LOC128913511 gene encoding uncharacterized protein LOC128913511: protein MVAVSEGLSTRQLKALERLLLHTALLPRCHLHALNSMAFYGQHPFVGRVHHKYPSQNVKCQRFSAAFCCAVTVQDRWKGSGRGRELGAPQLARPVRLQGPVAMATAPAPAGASSPWQPLWGACAGERATHSAGAALPSVGSGGLGALPFGKDLHFRMSEGNFRDSTFKKVLTACSFLSPRCARGDFEIRNGIDCKLGGTKLLIT, encoded by the exons GCTGCTGCTACACACTGCCCTGCTCCCACGTTGTCATCTCCATGCTTTAAACAGTATGGCATTCTACGGTCAACATCCATTTGTGGGCAGAGTGCATCATAAATATCCATCACAG AATGTCAAGTGCCAGCGTTTCTCCGCGGCCTTTTGTTGTGCGGTGACGGTGCAGGACCGATGGAAAGGATCCGGACGGGGCCGAGAGCTGGGAGCCCCGCAGCTCG CCCGTCCTGTCCGGCTGCAGGGCCCCGTCGCCATGgcgacggccccggcccccgccggagCGTCCTCACCATGGCAACCGCTCTGGGGCGCATGCGCGGGAGAACGGGCCACCCACAGCGCGGGCGCCGCGCTCCCGTCGGTCGGGTCGGGTGGCCTCGGCGCGCTCCCCTTTGGGAAGGATTTGCATTTTCGTATGTCTGAGGGGAATTTTCGAGACTCCACCTTCAAAAAAGTGCTCACGGCctgttccttcctctctcctcggTGCGCAAGAGGTGACTTTGAAATACGAAATGGCATTGACTGCAAATTAGGTGGAACAAAATTACTTATTACGTGA